One window of the Acinonyx jubatus isolate Ajub_Pintada_27869175 chromosome A2, VMU_Ajub_asm_v1.0, whole genome shotgun sequence genome contains the following:
- the LOC106987543 gene encoding zinc finger protein 709-like, whose product MDSVAFEDVTVNFTLEEWALLNPSQKKLYRDVMQETFRNLASVGDKWEDRNSKSLYEHETNRRRVVESPCHSKEGSQRGDPRRQNPSPKQIKKISTGIKLRKCSFCGQVFRHHSSFSRHMLSHTGHKLYEYQEYEEKPYKCKECGKAFKHRQSIRVHVRTHTGEKPYKCQHCGKAFKHCQSIRKHERIHTGEKPYACKQCGETFRYRHNFQKHERTHTGEQPYRCKHCGKALSCLSYCRVHERTHTGEKPYECKQCGKAFSYASYIRIHERTHTGEKPYECKKCGKAFSCPNYFRKHEKTHTGEKPYECKQCGKGFSCPRSFRSHEKRHRGEKPYECKICGKTYSCPVYFRNHERRHSGEKSYECKICGKSFSCPKYFRKHERSHTGEEPCECNDCENVPVSPLAIFQRHVMKATGDGPYKCKECGKVFDCPNYFRCHEKIHSGEKPYGCKECGKAFSSSMSLQNHERSHSRKKPHECKECGKAFSFPCSLQKHERSHTGEKPYECKQCGKAFTYLSSMQKHERTHSGEKPYECKQCGKAFIYLSSMQKHERTHSGEKPYECKQCGKAFITLSNVQRHMIKHTGDGPCKCKECGKAFDCPSSLRTHERTHTGEKPYQCKHCGKAFTRSSSLRNHERTHSGA is encoded by the exons GACTCAGTGGCCTTTGAGGATGTGACTGTGAACTTCACCCTGGAGGAGTGGGCTCTTCTGAATCCTTCCCAGAAGAAACTCTACAGAGATGTGATGCAGGAAACCTTCAGGAACCTGGCCTCAGTAG GAGACAAATGGGAAGATCGTAACAGTAAAAGTCTGTATGAACATGAGACAAATCGAAG GCGCGTGGTAGAGAGTCCCTGTCACAGTAAAGAAGGTAGTCAGCGCGGAGACCCCCGCCGCCAGAATCCAAGTCCTAAGCAGATAAAGAAGATTTCTACCGGAATCAAACTCCGTAAATgcagtttctgtggacaggtgtTCAGGCATCATTCATCCTTCAGCAGGCACATGCTCTCGCACACTGGCCACAAACTGTACGAGTACCAGGAATACGAAGAGAAGCCTTATAAGTGTAAGGAGTGCGGGAAGGCCTTCAAACATCGCCAGTCCATCCGCGTACACGTCAGGACTCACACCGGCGAGAAACCTTACAAGTGCCAGcactgtgggaaagccttcaagCACTGCCAGTCCATTCGCAAGCATGAGAGGATCCACACCGGTGAAAAGCCCTACGCGTGCAAACAGTGCGGAGAAACGTTCCGGTATCGCCACAACTTCCAGAAACACGAGCGGACGCACACCGGAGAGCAGCCCTACAGGTGTAAGCACTGTGGGAAAGCCCTCAGTTGTCTCAGCTACTGCCGGGTTCACGAGCGAACTCACACCGGCGAGAAACCGTACGAGTGTAAgcaatgtgggaaagccttcagttaCGCCAGTTACATCCGAATACACGAGAGAACTCACACCGGAGAGAAGCCCTATGAGTGCAAgaagtgtgggaaagcctttagttGCCCAAATTACTTTCGAAAACATGAGAAAACGCACACCGGGGAGAAACCCTACGAGTGTAAGCAGTGCGGTAAAGGCTTCAGCTGCCCTAGATCCTTCCGCAGTCACGAAAAGAGACACCGGGGCGAGAAGCCGTACGAATGTAAGATATGCGGTAAAACCTACAGCTGCCCCGTGTACTTTCGAAACCATGAAAGGAGACACAGCGGGGAGAAGTCCTATGAATGCAAAATCTGTGGGAAGTCCTTCAGTTGTCCCAAGTATTTTCGAAAACACGAGAGAAGTCACACGGGCGAGGAACCCTGTGAATGTAACGACTGTGAGAACGTTCCCGTGAGTCCTCTCGCGATATTTCAAAGACACGTGATGAAGGCCACCGGAGACGGACCTTACAAGTGTAAGGAGTGCGGGAAGGTCTTCGACTGCCCCAATTACTTTCGATGTCACGAAAAGATCCACAGTGGAGAAAAGCCATACGGATGTAAGGAATGTGGCAAAGCCTTCAGTTCCTCCATGTCCCTTCAAAACCACGAAAGAAGTCATAGTAGGAAAAAACCtcatgaatgtaaggaatgtggcaaAGCCTTCAGTTTTCCCTGTTCCCTCCAGAAACACGAAAGAAGCCACACCggggagaaaccctatgaatgtaaacagtgtgggaaagccttcactTACCTCAGTTCTATGCAAAAACACGAAAGAACTCACAGTGGAGAGAAACCGTATGAATGTAAgcagtgtgggaaagccttcattTATCTCAGTTCTATGCAAAAGCACGAAAGGACCCATAGTGGAGAGAAGCCGTACGAATGTAAgcagtgtgggaaagccttcattACTCTCTCAAACGTTCAAAGGCACATGATAAAGCACACCGGAGATGGACCTTGTAAATGTAaggagtgtgggaaggccttcGACTGTCCTAGTTCGTTGCGAACACACGAACGGACTCACACCGGGGAGAAACCCTATCAGTGTAAACATTGTGGTAAAGCCTTTACTCGTTCCAGTTCTCTACGAAACCACGAGAGAACTCATAGCGGAGCGTAG